The following are from one region of the Staphylococcus schleiferi genome:
- the queD gene encoding 6-carboxytetrahydropterin synthase QueD → MMQQIYPSVNHDYTYELNKDFNFSAAHFIPDERAGKCMRVHGHTYFVNITIAGDALDELGFLINFSELKSLIHDKFDHYLLNDLTHFQGKSPSTEIVAQTIYEIVAEHLKDLPHAPKCLQIFLRETPTSYVVYRPKKQEPKHG, encoded by the coding sequence ATGATGCAACAAATTTATCCATCTGTAAATCATGATTATACGTACGAACTCAATAAAGACTTTAACTTTTCAGCTGCACATTTTATCCCTGATGAACGTGCGGGTAAATGCATGCGCGTTCATGGGCACACGTATTTTGTAAATATTACGATAGCAGGCGATGCCTTAGATGAACTTGGTTTCCTCATTAATTTTAGTGAACTTAAAAGTCTCATCCATGACAAATTTGATCATTATTTATTGAATGATTTAACACATTTTCAAGGCAAAAGCCCCTCTACTGAAATCGTAGCGCAAACAATTTACGAAATTGTCGCTGAACATTTAAAAGATTTACCACATGCGCCAAAATGTCTTCAGATCTTTTTACGCGAAACACCTACAAGCTATGTCGTCTATCGACCGAAAAAACAGGAGCCAAAGCATGGCTAA
- a CDS encoding DNA/RNA non-specific endonuclease, with amino-acid sequence MKIFKPLIALLLSLIVLSGCDTEKAINEVDNLITTISDFSKSDTPEIKNSKEDIKLIGAETNSENYAFINDNKTELSQEDQNLLNKKGNDRFWADYPDLDKYGRAGKVKALITNEAVQSHSSKAQKRPSFDYGVHVAGEYKDGTYNPEKQAWEGENSNNQILQLDGYRGYIYNKSHSLAWSLGGDMETHNLTLGTRAQNVGSNKDPEGGGMGYPETQIRNAMYDNPETKVFYEVTPVYKDDELVPRGSHVRAYSINDDGQTININVWIANKQEGVQINYKDGSYNY; translated from the coding sequence ATGAAGATATTTAAACCACTGATAGCCTTATTATTATCACTTATTGTATTAAGTGGTTGTGATACAGAAAAGGCAATAAATGAAGTTGATAATTTAATAACAACTATTAGTGATTTCAGTAAATCAGATACACCTGAAATAAAAAACAGTAAAGAAGATATAAAACTTATTGGTGCTGAAACTAATAGTGAAAACTATGCTTTTATAAACGACAACAAGACAGAATTAAGTCAGGAAGATCAAAATTTATTAAATAAAAAAGGTAATGACCGTTTTTGGGCCGATTATCCTGATTTGGATAAATACGGTAGAGCAGGCAAAGTTAAAGCGTTGATTACAAATGAAGCTGTTCAAAGTCATTCTTCAAAAGCACAAAAAAGACCATCATTTGATTACGGTGTTCATGTAGCTGGGGAGTATAAAGATGGAACATATAACCCTGAAAAGCAGGCATGGGAAGGCGAGAACTCAAACAACCAAATATTACAATTAGATGGGTATAGGGGTTATATATATAATAAATCTCATTCGCTTGCCTGGTCATTGGGCGGAGATATGGAAACACATAATTTAACATTAGGTACTAGGGCGCAAAATGTTGGATCTAATAAAGACCCTGAAGGTGGGGGCATGGGTTATCCTGAAACGCAAATAAGAAATGCAATGTATGATAATCCTGAAACAAAAGTGTTTTATGAAGTTACGCCCGTTTATAAAGATGATGAACTTGTGCCAAGAGGTTCACACGTTAGAGCCTACTCAATTAATGATGACGGCCAAACAATAAATATCAATGTTTGGATTGCGAATAAACAAGAAGGCGTTCAGATTAATTATAAGGACGGTAGTTATAACTATTAA
- a CDS encoding biotin-dependent carboxyltransferase family protein, protein MAIIIEDSGLFSSFQDFGRQGYEHMGVIRSGALDVLAHENANRLVGNDRNESTLEMTHKMAKIRFTEPTLIAFSGAQVLAHTDEMQVQVNKLYLMNKGDVLSFDHLYRGARVYLAIAGGFELDEWLNSTSTDMISGIGGFQGRRLRDGDTVNMKRDYNERHHQLFKKLEERKTVSWGVDGYALSFNYLSDVVHVIPNKGTEDFEEAILKRFTQSEYQISSKANRMGMILEGPSIKAFYKDMPPHRSVKRGTIQVKKEGAPIVLLNDHYTLGSYPQIGTIASYHLSKIAQKSQGSKIKFQFIDVLQAEQNLVKYHQWRKQLFQGIEFRMQSELLK, encoded by the coding sequence ATGGCCATCATCATAGAAGATAGTGGATTGTTTTCGAGTTTTCAAGATTTTGGAAGACAGGGCTATGAACATATGGGTGTTATTCGAAGTGGGGCGCTCGATGTGCTCGCTCACGAAAATGCGAATCGACTCGTTGGTAATGATCGGAATGAATCGACGTTAGAAATGACACATAAAATGGCTAAAATTCGGTTCACGGAGCCGACATTAATTGCATTCTCAGGTGCACAAGTTTTAGCACATACAGACGAAATGCAAGTTCAAGTTAATAAACTGTATTTAATGAACAAAGGCGATGTGCTTTCTTTTGATCATTTATATCGTGGTGCACGAGTATATCTTGCGATTGCAGGTGGCTTTGAATTGGATGAATGGCTGAATTCGACTTCAACTGACATGATTTCAGGAATAGGTGGATTTCAAGGTCGTCGTTTAAGAGATGGCGACACCGTCAATATGAAGCGGGATTATAACGAAAGGCATCATCAATTGTTTAAAAAATTGGAAGAGCGAAAGACTGTGTCATGGGGTGTTGATGGTTATGCACTCTCTTTTAACTATTTATCTGATGTTGTGCATGTCATCCCGAATAAAGGTACAGAAGACTTTGAAGAAGCTATTCTCAAACGTTTTACTCAAAGTGAATACCAAATTTCGAGCAAGGCCAATCGTATGGGAATGATATTAGAAGGCCCATCCATTAAAGCCTTTTACAAAGATATGCCCCCACATCGGTCAGTCAAACGAGGTACTATTCAAGTTAAGAAAGAAGGCGCACCGATAGTATTGCTTAATGATCATTATACGTTAGGTAGTTACCCACAAATTGGGACAATCGCTTCTTATCATCTATCTAAAATTGCACAAAAAAGTCAAGGTTCAAAAATTAAATTTCAGTTTATTGATGTGTTACAAGCTGAACAAAATTTAGTGAAGTATCATCAGTGGCGGAAGCAATTATTCCAAGGAATAGAGTTTAGAATGCAAAGCGAGTTGTTAAAATAA
- a CDS encoding GlsB/YeaQ/YmgE family stress response membrane protein, whose amino-acid sequence MGFIIMLIVGGLIGWAAGAILGKDIPGGIIGNIIAGLVGSAIGSWLFGHWGPSLGGVYILPALIGAILVIAIVSLVLGKMRGKK is encoded by the coding sequence ATGGGTTTTATAATTATGTTAATCGTCGGTGGTCTTATCGGTTGGGCTGCTGGAGCAATTTTAGGTAAAGATATCCCAGGTGGTATTATTGGTAACATTATCGCTGGTTTAGTCGGTTCTGCAATTGGTAGCTGGCTATTCGGTCATTGGGGCCCATCATTAGGCGGCGTTTATATTTTACCAGCATTAATTGGTGCAATTCTTGTTATCGCAATTGTGTCATTAGTATTAGGTAAAATGCGTGGTAAAAAATAA
- a CDS encoding anthranilate synthase component I family protein, translating into MIVKFNYKYYSDANTTTSYRYHFEHPVEQRIAYEIEEVGPLIDEAEAYQRQGYYVALYLPYEAAPYFQRDFITHTPKHHIYAAYYVFDAPVNAVEEEERTEKAVGRFHFVTPPETIKQHIRKIQDEITAGWTYQVNYTTRLKSFDAMSISALYQRFTQTANGDYTVLIDTKEIKVASISPELFFQLGDFETNPRTLVSKPMKGTMPRGITVKDDQANEQTLRTSQKDRAENVMIVDLLRNDIARVAKKGTVQVKHPFAIERYQTVFQMTTMVTGEISDDTTYQDLLRALFPCGSITGAPKINTMRIIHELEATPRHIYCGSVGLLHPNGRAIFNVPIRTIERINEVFYYGVGAGITIDSDPDKEYEEFCAKTKILEG; encoded by the coding sequence ATGATTGTGAAGTTTAATTATAAATATTATAGCGATGCAAATACAACGACATCTTATCGATATCATTTTGAGCATCCCGTTGAGCAAAGGATTGCTTATGAAATTGAAGAAGTTGGACCTTTAATTGATGAAGCAGAAGCCTACCAACGACAAGGCTATTATGTCGCGCTTTATTTGCCTTATGAGGCAGCGCCTTATTTCCAACGCGACTTCATTACGCATACACCAAAGCATCATATTTATGCAGCCTATTATGTGTTTGATGCACCAGTGAACGCTGTTGAAGAGGAAGAAAGAACAGAGAAGGCAGTCGGACGTTTTCATTTCGTGACACCGCCGGAAACCATTAAGCAACACATTCGCAAAATTCAAGATGAAATCACTGCTGGGTGGACATACCAAGTCAACTATACGACGCGTCTTAAAAGCTTTGATGCGATGTCGATTTCAGCTTTGTACCAACGCTTTACTCAGACCGCGAATGGGGACTATACGGTATTAATAGACACTAAAGAAATTAAAGTAGCATCTATTTCGCCAGAATTATTTTTTCAATTAGGCGATTTCGAAACAAATCCTCGTACATTGGTAAGTAAACCGATGAAAGGGACGATGCCTCGAGGGATTACGGTGAAAGATGATCAAGCTAATGAACAAACGTTAAGAACTTCTCAAAAAGACAGAGCCGAAAATGTAATGATTGTTGATTTATTAAGAAACGATATTGCACGTGTAGCGAAAAAAGGGACCGTTCAAGTGAAACATCCATTTGCGATCGAACGTTATCAGACTGTTTTTCAAATGACAACGATGGTCACAGGGGAAATTTCAGATGATACAACTTATCAAGATTTACTGCGTGCGCTATTTCCTTGTGGTTCGATTACCGGGGCGCCTAAAATCAATACGATGCGTATCATTCATGAACTTGAAGCGACACCCCGTCATATTTATTGTGGTTCGGTAGGCTTACTTCATCCGAATGGCCGTGCGATTTTCAACGTACCGATTCGGACGATTGAACGGATCAATGAAGTTTTTTATTACGGTGTAGGTGCAGGCATTACGATTGATTCTGATCCCGACAAAGAATATGAAGAATTTTGTGCGAAAACTAAAATATTAGAGGGATAG
- a CDS encoding Msa family membrane protein gives MKMNYKAALFALFLNILFSILMFILKFNIGLMIMAFTIILVPVLINILSLFMSKESYNILTLLTMSVFNIAYYVISANTILNNSHFQIFACHYSYETNGSIMNLKEHSLSIPHLIVFFLLYFVLSLLCAKIYSKSLKLK, from the coding sequence ATGAAAATGAATTATAAAGCTGCACTATTTGCACTCTTTTTAAATATATTATTTTCAATTCTAATGTTCATATTAAAGTTTAATATCGGTTTAATGATTATGGCATTTACGATTATTTTAGTTCCTGTTTTGATTAATATCCTCTCTTTATTTATGAGTAAAGAATCTTATAATATATTGACATTATTAACAATGAGTGTTTTCAATATTGCATATTATGTTATTTCTGCAAATACCATATTAAATAACTCTCATTTTCAAATCTTTGCTTGTCATTATTCCTATGAGACAAATGGCTCTATTATGAATTTAAAAGAACATTCACTTTCCATACCTCACTTGATTGTTTTCTTCTTACTTTATTTTGTGTTGAGTTTATTGTGCGCTAAAATTTATTCAAAAAGCTTAAAATTGAAATGA
- a CDS encoding transposase family protein: protein MPTCNDISEMLGINIKNLKITQNLGLHVHKNVKALLYEGQLTYHPSACACCGIKNDAHLIIKHGFRKTKVYMGLIFERPAYLKLKKQRFYCKACQQTFTAQTPYIQPRCTISNEVKCMMIRKLSKVISEKDVAESLCVSPSTVHRHLKEVSDSVKTQAHHVLPEHLAFDEFKSTKGVEGAMSFIYCDSVTHDIIDILPDRRKHK from the coding sequence GTGCCTACCTGTAATGATATATCAGAAATGCTTGGAATTAATATCAAAAATTTAAAAATCACTCAAAATCTAGGATTACATGTTCATAAAAACGTAAAGGCATTATTATACGAAGGCCAATTGACATATCATCCCAGTGCTTGTGCGTGTTGTGGAATTAAAAATGATGCCCATTTAATTATTAAACATGGCTTTCGTAAAACGAAAGTTTATATGGGATTAATTTTTGAAAGACCTGCCTATTTAAAATTGAAGAAACAGCGCTTTTACTGTAAAGCTTGTCAACAAACCTTTACAGCTCAAACACCTTATATTCAACCCCGATGTACCATCTCAAATGAGGTCAAATGCATGATGATCCGGAAACTATCTAAAGTCATCTCTGAAAAGGATGTCGCTGAAAGTCTATGTGTATCACCTTCAACTGTCCATCGCCATTTAAAAGAGGTAAGTGATTCGGTGAAGACGCAGGCACATCATGTTTTACCGGAGCACTTAGCTTTTGACGAATTCAAATCAACGAAAGGTGTCGAAGGTGCGATGAGCTTTATTTACTGTGATAGTGTAACCCATGATATCATCGATATTTTACCTGATCGTCGCAAACATAAATGA
- the queC gene encoding 7-cyano-7-deazaguanine synthase QueC: MSKVLNDEKAVVVFSGGQDSTTCLFYAKKHFKEVELVTFEYGQRHAKEIEVAKEIAEDQGLKHHILDMSLLSQLTPNALTSHDMQIKTDEQIPNTFVPARNLLFLSFAGALAYQIGAKHIITGVCETDFSGYPDCRDVFIKSMNVTLNLSMERDFVIHTPLMWLDKKETWALSDELGVLDYVRHRTLTCYNGIIAEGCGECPACRLRQRGLEQYLAEKGSEKS, translated from the coding sequence ATGTCTAAGGTGCTCAATGATGAAAAAGCAGTCGTTGTATTTAGTGGTGGCCAAGATAGTACAACCTGTCTCTTTTATGCGAAAAAACATTTCAAAGAGGTGGAGTTGGTTACTTTTGAATACGGTCAACGTCATGCGAAAGAAATAGAAGTTGCGAAAGAAATCGCAGAGGATCAAGGGCTTAAACATCATATTCTTGATATGAGTTTATTATCTCAACTAACACCAAACGCGCTGACATCGCACGACATGCAAATAAAGACGGATGAACAAATACCTAACACCTTTGTTCCTGCGCGAAACTTACTTTTCCTCTCTTTTGCCGGTGCACTCGCCTATCAAATTGGTGCGAAACATATTATTACAGGTGTTTGTGAAACAGATTTCTCGGGTTACCCAGATTGCCGTGATGTCTTTATTAAATCAATGAATGTCACGCTCAACTTATCGATGGAACGCGATTTTGTTATTCATACACCATTAATGTGGTTAGATAAAAAAGAAACATGGGCATTGAGTGATGAATTAGGCGTACTTGATTATGTGCGTCATCGTACACTTACTTGCTACAACGGCATCATCGCAGAAGGTTGTGGCGAATGCCCAGCTTGTCGCTTACGTCAACGCGGTTTAGAACAATATCTTGCTGAGAAAGGAAGTGAAAAATCATGA
- the queE gene encoding 7-carboxy-7-deazaguanine synthase QueE: MAKIPVLEIFGPTIQGEGRVIGRKTMFVRTAGCDFRCSWCDSKFTWDGSMKDEIRMMSAEAIFDQLKAIGGDRFNHVTISGGNPALIKGIQALIDVCQSHGVHTALETQGSHFQPWMRQIDDLTISPKPPSSGMKQDLERLNHVIAQCDVSQINLKVVVFDDADYEFAKMIHHRYPHLPFYLQVGNPYLEDHVEHHTQKLLEHYEQLIDRVTEDAEMNEVYVLPQLHTLVWSNKKGV, from the coding sequence ATGGCTAAAATACCTGTACTCGAAATTTTTGGTCCTACAATCCAAGGTGAAGGTCGTGTTATCGGTAGAAAGACAATGTTTGTGCGCACAGCTGGATGTGATTTTCGTTGTAGTTGGTGTGATTCTAAATTCACTTGGGATGGCAGCATGAAAGATGAAATCCGAATGATGTCCGCTGAAGCCATTTTCGACCAACTTAAAGCGATTGGTGGTGATCGCTTTAATCATGTCACGATTTCGGGTGGAAATCCTGCACTCATTAAAGGGATACAAGCATTAATCGATGTTTGTCAATCCCACGGCGTCCATACCGCTCTTGAAACACAAGGAAGCCATTTCCAACCTTGGATGCGTCAAATTGATGATTTAACGATTTCACCGAAACCACCAAGTTCTGGTATGAAACAAGATTTGGAGCGATTAAATCATGTGATCGCGCAATGTGACGTGTCCCAGATTAATTTAAAGGTTGTTGTATTTGATGATGCGGATTATGAATTCGCTAAAATGATTCATCATCGCTATCCTCACCTTCCATTTTATTTACAAGTTGGAAATCCTTATCTTGAAGATCATGTCGAACACCATACTCAAAAATTACTTGAACATTATGAACAACTGATTGATCGTGTCACTGAAGATGCAGAAATGAATGAAGTATACGTGTTGCCACAATTGCACACATTAGTTTGGAGTAATAAGAAAGGCGTTTAA
- a CDS encoding aminotransferase class IV codes for MKLFETMRLEAGQIARLQYHYKRIRSASQSLNIPFDSERWQHNLKHVQTQYPSGLYRVKLIVHQSGEMQVEVGALGETKKMTAQLIPSKNQVPTWQRIYKTSERDYLTHDHTTQLALFYDADGKILEFDIGNVVVVLNGQSITPNYAHDFLQGCMRQMLLEQHKITEQYFTVGDLLEMLQQGGQLWMINSLREWVPISLELKN; via the coding sequence ATGAAATTATTTGAAACGATGCGGCTTGAAGCGGGCCAGATTGCTCGCCTTCAATATCATTATAAAAGAATAAGAAGTGCGAGCCAGTCATTAAACATCCCCTTTGACTCTGAACGATGGCAACACAATTTGAAGCATGTTCAAACACAATATCCTAGTGGACTGTATCGGGTCAAGCTGATTGTGCATCAATCTGGGGAGATGCAAGTTGAAGTTGGTGCGCTTGGTGAAACCAAAAAGATGACTGCACAGTTGATACCATCAAAAAATCAAGTACCTACGTGGCAACGAATCTACAAAACATCTGAACGCGATTATTTAACACATGATCATACGACACAGTTAGCACTTTTTTATGATGCGGATGGAAAAATTTTAGAATTCGATATAGGGAATGTTGTTGTCGTGCTTAACGGCCAATCTATCACGCCCAATTACGCACACGATTTTTTGCAAGGGTGCATGCGCCAAATGCTACTGGAGCAACATAAAATTACTGAGCAGTATTTTACAGTGGGCGACTTGTTAGAAATGTTACAACAAGGTGGTCAGTTGTGGATGATTAATAGTTTGCGTGAATGGGTCCCTATTTCACTTGAACTAAAGAATTAG
- a CDS encoding transposase translates to MRHDIYEGVLFYIMKGIKPNYAELARQYHCDPRTVKKYYEAGKGNELKKLKTKKTAKRVSKLEPYKTLIDEKLELGCTAMAIYKYISEKGYEGKYTILREYCK, encoded by the coding sequence TTGAGACATGATATATACGAAGGAGTGTTATTTTACATTATGAAAGGCATAAAACCAAATTACGCTGAGCTGGCTAGACAATATCATTGCGATCCAAGGACAGTTAAAAAATATTATGAAGCTGGGAAAGGCAATGAGTTGAAAAAATTAAAAACAAAGAAAACGGCAAAGAGAGTATCAAAATTAGAACCCTATAAAACGCTCATAGACGAAAAATTAGAGTTAGGTTGTACGGCTATGGCGATTTATAAATATATTTCTGAAAAAGGATATGAAGGCAAGTATACGATTCTAAGAGAATATTGTAAGTAA
- a CDS encoding hemolysin family protein, whose product MDSTTILYLFIFFALIALTTVFVGSEFALVKVRASRIEQLIAEGNGNARVVKKMISNLDYYLSACQLGITVTSLGLGWLGEPLFKHLLEPLIGLIHIPDAIVTTVSIVTAFIIVTYIHVVIGELAPKSLAIQHTDRIALLYARPLYYFGFVMKPLIWLMNGSARLIIRMFGADPNAGNEAMSEEELKIIMNNSYHGGEINQTELAYMQNIFSFDERHAKDIMVPRTQMITLNEPFNVDELLETIKEHQFTRYPITEDGDKDHIKGFINVKEFLTEYASGVPIKIANYIHELPMISESTRISDALVRMQREHVHISLIIDEYGGTAGILTMEDILEEIVGEIRDEFDDDEINDIVELDEQTYQINGRVLLSDLEEKFGIYFEDSEDIDTIGGWLQAQNTDLEQDDYVDTTYDRWVISEIENHQIIHVLLRYEYNLERPRQRDEDDYELQEES is encoded by the coding sequence TTGGATAGTACGACCATATTATATTTATTTATATTTTTTGCATTAATTGCCTTAACTACTGTATTTGTCGGTTCAGAATTTGCATTAGTTAAAGTAAGAGCATCACGCATTGAACAGCTAATTGCTGAAGGGAATGGCAATGCGCGTGTTGTAAAAAAAATGATTTCAAATCTTGATTATTATTTATCAGCCTGTCAGCTAGGGATTACAGTGACATCTCTAGGCTTAGGGTGGTTAGGTGAACCTTTATTTAAGCACTTATTAGAGCCACTGATTGGACTCATTCATATTCCTGATGCGATTGTGACAACCGTATCAATTGTGACTGCATTTATTATCGTGACATACATTCACGTTGTTATCGGTGAGCTTGCACCTAAAAGTTTAGCAATCCAACATACAGACCGCATCGCATTATTATATGCGAGACCTTTATATTACTTCGGTTTTGTGATGAAACCGTTAATTTGGTTAATGAATGGTTCTGCGCGTTTAATTATTAGAATGTTTGGCGCTGATCCAAATGCTGGTAATGAGGCGATGTCTGAAGAAGAATTGAAAATCATTATGAACAACAGTTATCATGGTGGTGAAATCAACCAAACTGAACTTGCGTATATGCAAAATATTTTTTCATTCGATGAGCGTCATGCCAAAGATATTATGGTGCCACGTACGCAAATGATCACATTGAACGAACCTTTCAATGTAGATGAGTTATTAGAAACAATTAAAGAGCATCAGTTCACACGTTATCCGATTACTGAAGATGGTGACAAAGACCATATTAAAGGATTTATCAACGTAAAAGAATTTCTGACAGAATATGCATCGGGTGTGCCAATTAAAATTGCCAACTATATTCATGAATTACCAATGATTTCAGAATCAACACGGATTAGCGATGCGCTTGTTCGAATGCAACGTGAGCATGTGCATATCAGCTTAATTATTGATGAATATGGCGGTACAGCTGGGATATTGACGATGGAAGATATTCTTGAAGAGATCGTTGGTGAAATTCGTGATGAATTTGATGATGATGAAATCAATGATATTGTCGAGCTCGATGAACAAACATATCAAATCAACGGTCGTGTACTACTAAGCGATTTAGAAGAAAAGTTTGGTATTTACTTTGAAGACTCAGAAGATATTGATACAATCGGGGGCTGGCTTCAAGCTCAAAATACAGACTTAGAACAAGATGATTACGTCGATACAACTTATGATCGTTGGGTGATATCAGAAATCGAAAATCATCAGATAATTCATGTATTGTTGCGTTATGAATACAACTTAGAACGTCCTCGACAACGTGATGAAGATGATTATGAACTTCAAGAAGAATCTTGA
- a CDS encoding glycosyltransferase family 2 protein codes for MKLRVIVPCYNEKDVLHQTIQQLIGILEKDSVAQVYEYDLLFIDDGSHDNTITILQEAANETQHLKYISFSRNFGKEAAMFAGFEHSVDCDAVVMIDADLQHPPELIPDMVKAYREGYDQIIAKRNREGEHASRKWMTRCYYKMINYFIEDIELEDGIGDFRLLSQRAVRSLVSLEEYNRFSKGLFSWIGYRSKVIQYENVEREAGQSKWSIKSLFNYAIDGLISFNYKPLRTMIYLGLFIFLMSMVYIIYLFVDTLIHGVDVPGYFTLIAAILFIGGIQLVSIGVMGEYIGRIYYEVKRRPQYIVQASNVETPKFDKK; via the coding sequence ATGAAATTACGTGTGATTGTCCCATGTTATAACGAGAAAGACGTACTACATCAAACCATACAACAATTGATAGGAATATTAGAAAAAGACAGTGTTGCACAAGTGTATGAGTATGATTTGTTGTTTATTGATGACGGGAGTCACGATAATACGATTACAATACTTCAAGAGGCAGCCAATGAAACGCAACATCTTAAATATATCTCATTTAGTCGAAATTTTGGTAAAGAAGCAGCAATGTTTGCAGGATTTGAACATAGTGTAGATTGTGATGCGGTTGTGATGATTGATGCAGACTTACAACATCCTCCAGAACTTATACCTGATATGGTAAAAGCATACCGGGAAGGCTATGACCAAATTATCGCAAAGCGTAATCGCGAAGGTGAACACGCTTCTCGGAAATGGATGACGCGCTGTTACTACAAAATGATCAACTATTTCATTGAAGATATTGAATTAGAGGATGGCATTGGTGACTTTAGACTTTTAAGTCAACGCGCGGTGCGTTCGTTAGTAAGTTTAGAAGAGTATAATCGTTTTTCTAAAGGCTTATTTTCATGGATTGGTTACCGTAGTAAAGTGATTCAATATGAAAATGTTGAGCGGGAAGCAGGACAATCAAAATGGTCAATAAAAAGTTTATTCAATTATGCTATAGATGGATTGATTTCATTTAATTATAAGCCACTACGTACAATGATTTACTTGGGATTGTTCATTTTTTTAATGAGTATGGTTTATATTATTTACTTATTTGTTGATACACTTATCCATGGTGTTGATGTTCCCGGCTATTTTACGTTAATTGCGGCGATATTATTTATTGGTGGTATTCAACTCGTCTCTATTGGAGTGATGGGTGAGTATATCGGGCGGATATATTATGAGGTAAAGCGACGACCGCAATACATTGTGCAAGCCTCTAATGTAGAAACACCAAAGTTTGATAAAAAGTAA
- a CDS encoding anthranilate synthase component II, which produces MIVMIDNKDSFTYNIVDYLEVESQQTVKFIDVDEVSLPMLEQLKPSAIVISPGPGAPEDYPILFDVMRTFEKEVPILGICLGFQLIVTYYGGKIIHAPRPVHGHTTRLRHDGSTLFHALPKSFNVMRYHSLMANPTTIHTPLVVSALNEDDIVMAVRHMQWPIYGLQYHPESILSEYGHEQMRNFLRKAGIIDDCEV; this is translated from the coding sequence ATGATAGTCATGATAGATAATAAAGATTCATTTACGTATAATATTGTTGATTATTTAGAGGTAGAGAGTCAGCAAACAGTAAAATTCATTGATGTCGATGAGGTATCTCTTCCTATGCTGGAGCAGTTGAAACCGAGTGCTATTGTGATTTCTCCGGGACCTGGTGCACCCGAAGATTATCCAATATTGTTTGACGTAATGCGCACATTTGAGAAAGAAGTCCCAATTTTAGGTATCTGTTTAGGATTTCAACTTATTGTGACGTATTATGGCGGAAAAATTATTCATGCCCCGCGTCCGGTTCACGGTCATACGACACGTTTGCGTCATGATGGGTCAACGTTATTTCATGCGTTGCCTAAATCTTTTAACGTGATGCGTTACCATTCATTAATGGCTAACCCTACCACAATACACACGCCTTTAGTCGTTTCAGCGTTGAATGAAGATGACATTGTGATGGCAGTGCGCCATATGCAGTGGCCAATTTACGGTTTACAGTATCATCCGGAGTCCATTTTGTCAGAGTACGGACATGAACAAATGAGAAATTTTTTAAGAAAAGCAGGGATTATCGATGATTGTGAAGTTTAA